One Delphinus delphis chromosome 3, mDelDel1.2, whole genome shotgun sequence genomic region harbors:
- the REXO1 gene encoding RNA exonuclease 1 homolog produces the protein MLRSTGFFRTIDCPYWAGAPGGPCRRPYCHFRHRGARGPGAPGEGGAAPPAAGLGYDPYNPELPKPPAQRENGALGRGAEPRSDILELELVNQAIEAVRSEVELEQRRYRELLETAREHGSAEAPALAPHGPTAGLDGDTFSLSFEYNPGGRGLLSPDASYQPTPLASPTEPGTKYSLASLDRGQGHGGGAGGTLEYVPKAVGQPRRYGRPISSGKYVVDNSKPSTDLEYDPLSNFSARLLSRASTKDDRAPKRPRGSRGSEPYTPAPKKPCDPFGGCDARFSDSDDDTAAAPGDRLATASPPRARVGPESKALGKPGSREGPEPEEGSLRETKEMAVQYDVGDLGQPAKGPGGLPPAKPSSPGRASQERSSPKEGRPKKKKSGGPPAAGRKDGVGKTGRGQDGEHGRPAEKPCVDRRGPRAGSPRHRAERPQGTKKKPSSATPVASSGKGRPEGPGPRPSPAQGAAHQLPDRMGRKTPSGKLAQRKARSLDEGAPRGAPKLPRRALSHAELFGDESEDEDPGPEAPTPRPPTLPSLSSSSDSDSDSSLGPCGAQGPPKRLKASPPPSARRSSPPRPSSSSSGAGSDVDYSALEKEVDFDSDPMEECLRIFNESTAVKTEDKGRLARQPPKEEKTEEQGHSGLTTLFPGQKRRISHLSKQGKEAEPTSRGPAPPTRPPTAQEVCYRRAQQAQRESASRLQAAQPLAEKQSSMHISAPGEKRRIAHVPNPLLAAAPTGAKRTLSAGSSQPPNGPEPGSQPLKTRTLSGMASKTTATVAPKRVAHSPSLQSLKKPVIPKEFGGKVPTVIRQRYLNLFIEECLKFCSSNQEAIEKALNEEKVAYDRSPSKNIYLNVAVNTLKKLRGLGPGTGPGLNKPSGRRVVSHEVVLGGKLAAKTSFSLSRPSSPRVEDLKGAALYSRLKEYLLTEAQLKENGYPFPHPEKPGGAVIFTAEEKKPKDSACRVCCRCGAEYLVSSSGRCVRDEECYYHWGRLRRNRVAGGWETQYTCCSAAIGSAGCQVAKQHVQDGRKENLEGFVKTFEKELSGDAHPGVYALDCEMSYTTYGLELTRVTVVDTELQVVYDTFVRPDNEIVDYNTRFSGVTEADLTDTSISLRDVQAVLLSMFSSDTILIGHSLESDLLALKVIHSTVVDTSVLFPHRLGLPYKRSLRNLMADYLRQIIQDNVDGHSSSEDASACMHLVIWKIREDAKTKR, from the exons ATGCTACGCTCCACCGGCTTCTTCCGGACCATCGACTGCCCCTATTGGGCCGGGGCGCCTGGGGGACCCTGCCGGCGGCCCTACTGCCACTTCCGGCACCGCGGGGCCCGGGGTCCGGGCGCACCTGGCGAAGGCGGAGCGGCGCCCCCCGCAGCAG GGCTCGGTTATGACCCGTACAACCCCGAGCTGCCCAAGCCCCCTGCCCAGAGGGAGAATGGCGCCCTGGGCAGAGGTGCCGAGCCCCGCTCAGACatcctggagctggagctggtcAACCAGGCCATCGAGGCCGTGCGCTCTGAGGTGGAGCTGGAGCAGAGGCGCTACCGGGAGCTCCTGGAGACGGCCCGGGAGCATGGCTCGGCCGAGGCCCCCGCCCTGGCGCCCCACGGCCCCACTGCCGGCCTGGATGGGGACACCTTCTCTCTATCCTTCGAATACAACCCCGGCGGCCGTGGCCTGTTAAGCCCCGATGCCAGCTACCAGCCCACGCCTCTGGCCAGCCCCACCGAGCCTGGCACCAAGTACTCGCTGGCCTCTCTGGACCGGGGTCAGGGCCATGGTGGAGGGGCTGGTGGCACCCTGGAGTACGTCCCCAAGGCCGTGGGCCAGCCCCGGCGGTATGGCCGCCCCATCTCCAGCGGCAAGTACGTGGTGGACAACTCCAAGCCATCTACAGACCTGGAATACGACCCCCTGTCCAACTTCTCCGCCCGCCTGCTCAGCAGGGCCAGCACCAAGGACGACAGGGCCCCCAAGCGGCCCCGGGGCTCCCGCGGCAGTGAGCCCTACACACCTGCACCCAAGAAGCCCTGTGACCCCTTCGGCGGCTGCGACGCCAGGTTCTCAGACTCTGACGATGATACCGCTGCTGCTCCGGGTGACAGGCTCGCCACCGCCAGCCCCCCGAGAGCCCGAGTGGGCCCTGAGAGCAAGGCCCTGGGGAAGCCGGGCTCTAGGGAGGGCCCAGAGCCTGAGGAGGGCAGCCTTCGGGAGACCAAGGAGATGGCCGTGCAGTACGACGTGGGGGACCTCGGTCAGCCTGCCAAGGGCCCAGGCGGGCTGCCTCCTGCCAAGCCCAGTTCCCCGGGCAGGGCCTCGCAGGAGCGCAGCAGCCCCAAGGAGGGGAGacccaagaagaagaaaagcgGGGGGCCGCCGGCCGCCGGCCGCAAGGATGGTGTCGGGAAGACAGGCAGGGGTCAGGATGGAGAGCATGGGAGGCCAGCCGAGAAGCCCTGTGTGGACAGGAGGGGCCCGCGGGCCGGCAGCCCCCGGCACAGGGCGGAGCGGCCCCAAGGGACCAAGAAGAAGCCATCTTCAGCCACTCCGGTGGCCAGCTCAGGGAAAGGCCGGCCCGAGGGGCCGGGACCGCGGCCCAGCCCCGCACAAGGGGCTGCCCACCAGCTGCCAGACAGGATGGGCAGGAAGACCCCGTCAGGGAAGCTGGCACAGCGGAAGGCCCGCTCGCTGGATGAGGGTGCCCCCCGGGGTGCCCCCAAGCTGCCGAGGCGGGCCCTGAGCCACGCCGAGCTCTTCGGGGATGAGAGCGAGGACGAGGACCCGGGGCCCGAGGCGCCCACCCCGCGGccgcccaccctccccagcctcagctccagcTCCGATTCCGACTCGGACTCCAGCCTGGGCCCCTGTGGCGCGCAGGGGCCGCCCAAACGCCTCAAGGCCTCCCCACCCCCGTCGGCCAGGCggtcctcccctccccgcccctcctcctcctcctcaggggCGGGCTCCGACGTGGACTACTCGGCCCTGGAGAAGGAGGTCGACTTTGACTCCGACCCCATGGAGGAGTGCCTGCGCATTTTCAACGAGTCCACCGCTGTCAAGACGGAGGACAAGGGCCGCCTGGCCCGGCAG CCCCCCAAGGAGGAGAAGACCGAGGAACAGGGGCACTCGGGGCTGACCACTCTGTTTCCTGGGCAGAAGAGGAGGATCTCTCACCTCTCCAAGCAAGGCAAGGAG GCGGAACCCACAAGCAGAGGCCCAGCGCCTCCTACCCGTCCCCCGACTGCCCAGGAGGTGTGCTACCGCCGGGCCCAGCAGGCACAGAGGGAGTCAGCCAGCCGGCTCCAGGCTGCCCAGCCGCTGGCCGAGAAGCAGTCCTCCATGCACATCTCAGCCCCCGGAGAGAAGAGGAGGATTGCCCACGTCCCCAACCCCCTCCTGGCTGCAG CCCCTACAGGTGCCAAGAGGACCCTCTCGGCCGGCAGCAGCCAGCCCCCCAATGGCCCTGAGCCGGGCAGCCAGCCCCTGAAGACGCGTACGTTGTCGGGCATGGCGTCCAAGACTACCGCCACCGTGGCCCCCAAGCGTGTGGCGCACAGTCCATCCTTACAG AGTTTAAAGAAGCCCGTTATCCCAAAAGAGTTCGGGGGCAAAGTTCCCACTGTCATCCGCCAGCGCTATCTCAACCTGTTCATTGAAGAGTGCCTCAAGTTTTGCTCTTCTAACCAGGAAGCCATAGAGAAG GCGCTCAACGAGGAGAAGGTGGCCTACGACCGGAGCCCCAGCAAGAACATCTACCTGAACGTGGCCGTGAACACCCTCAAGAAGCTGcgcggcctgggccctggcacCGGGCCTGGTCTCAACA aACCCAGCGGCCGGAGGGTGGTGTCCCATGAAGTGGTGCTGGGGGGCAAGTTGGCTGCCAAGACCAGCTTTTCGCTCAGCCGTCCCAGCAGCCCCCGCGTGGAGGATCTGAAAG GGGCCGCCCTGTACAGCCGCCTCAAGGAGTACCTGCTCACCGAGGCCCAGCTCAAGGAGAACGGCTACCCCTTCCCGCACCCCGAGAAGCCAGGGGGCGCCGTCATCTTCACGGCCGAGGAGAAGAAGCCCAAGGACT CCGCCTGCAGGGTCTGCTGCCGCTGCGGCGCCGAGTACCTCGTGTCCTCCTCCGGCCGCTGCGTGCGCGACGAGGAGTGTTACTACCACTGGGGGCGGCTCCGCCGGAACCGAG TGGCAGGGGGCTGGGAGACTCAGTACACATGCTGCTCGGCCGCCATCGGCTCCGCCGGCTGTCAGGTCGCCAAG caACACGTGCAGGACGGCCGGAAGGAAAACCTCGAAGGGTTTGTGAAGACCTTTGAGAAAGAACTTTCAGGAGATGCACACCCAGGAGTCTACGCCCTCGACTGTGAAATG TCTTACACCACGTATGGCCTGGAGCTGACGCGCGTCACGGTGGTGGACACAGAGCTCCAGGTTGTGTATGACACCTTCGTCAGGCCGGACAATGAGATCGTCGACTATAACACTAG gtTTTCAGGGGTGACTGAGGCCGACCTCACGGACACGAGCATCTCGCTGCGGGACGTCCAGGCCGTCTTGCTGAGCATGTTCAGTTCAGACACCATCCTCATCGGCCACAGCCTGGAGAGCGACCTGCTGGCCTTGAAG GTCATCCATAGCACCGTGGTGGACACGTCCGTGTTATTCCCGCATCGCCTGGGCCTCCCCTACAAGCGCTCCCTGCGGAATCTCATGGCCGACTACctcagacagatcatccaggacAATG TGGACGGGCACAGCTCCAGTGAGGACGCCAGCGCCTGCATGCACCTGGTGATCTGGAAGATCCGCGAAGACGCCAAGACCAAGCGGTGA